One genomic region from Homalodisca vitripennis isolate AUS2020 chromosome 6, UT_GWSS_2.1, whole genome shotgun sequence encodes:
- the LOC124364084 gene encoding uncharacterized protein LOC124364084: protein MDSLPLEVLDKIAEHLTPYELAACSGVSVGWRDAFNQDSLWRPHCNKDTAEYLETAESRVEPSFECPEFEDSTLSPVCRWRICYMRETHLHNNWRHGRSVKENISIVENFRDKFCMFVSDDYVLLSSGKTLMLWDVRGSPVYIGEPIRLLFVSEENMFGQLINSNMMLILQELSVQVYCFKSILDESWELKHVFFLDGTQSVSPSEAFSVMAVTTEDSFVNEDPIVIGNLFVHYSLTYLTVLHIWNVEEGKKLKTVECKITSGKCYKICTIVKSDKPSLDIVVVYWNWRNLKDEFHVYIYSLKHLDFLPFHETYDMNNYVQIGLCVTRQISRCYS, encoded by the coding sequence ATGGACTCACTCCCACTAGAAGTTCTTGATAAAATTGCAGAGCACCTGACACCCTACGAGCTGGCAGCGTGTTCTGGCGTTAGTGTAGGATGGAGAGATGCCTTCAACCAGGACAGTCTGTGGAGGCCACACTGCAACAAGGACACGGCAGAGTACCTGGAGACTGCGGAGAGTAGAGTGGAGCCAAGTTTTGAGTGTCCGGAGTTCGAGGACAGCACCCTGAGTCCTGTCTGTCGCTGGCGGATATGTTACATGCGTGAGACTCACCTGCACAACAACTGGAGACATGGCAGATCCGTCAAGGAAAATATAAGCATTGTAGAGAACTTCCGAGACAAGTTCTGCATGTTTGTCTCTGACGATTATGTGCTACTGTCAAGTGGAAAAACGTTAATGTTGTGGGACGTTAGAGGCTCTCCAGTTTATATAGGAGAACCAATACGTTTACTCTTTGTATCAGAAGAAAACATGTTCGGACAATTGATCAACTCCAACATGATGTTGATTCTTCAAGAATTATCTGTACAAGTTTACTGTTTTAAATCCATTTTAGACGAATCTTGGGAATTAAAACACGTTTTCTTTCTTGATGGAACTCAAAGTGTTTCTCCTAGTGAGGCGTTCAGTGTTATGGCCGTTACAACTGAAGATTCTTTTGTTAATGAAGATCCGATTGTCATAGGCAATCTTTTCGTTCATTACTCCTTAACGTACCTAACAGTTTTACACATTTGGAATGTTGAGGAAGGGAAAAAGTTAAAGACGGTTGAATGTAAGATTACATCAGGAAAGTGTTACAAGATATGTACCATTGTTAAATCTGACAAACCATCTCTAGACATTGTAGTGGTTTACTGGAATTGGAGAAATTTAAAAGATGAATTTCACgtatacatttacagtttaaaacatttggaCTTCCTCCCTTTCCACGAAACCTATGACATGAATAACTATGTACAAATTGGATTGTGTGTTACAAGACAGATTTCTCGGTGTTACAGTTAA